The Leopardus geoffroyi isolate Oge1 chromosome D3, O.geoffroyi_Oge1_pat1.0, whole genome shotgun sequence region ctctcttacctcaatttcttcatctgttaaatgggggcGTTAATAGCAAATACTCCAAGCGGTTGTTAAATGAGGCAATGCGTGGAAACTTTTACTCGCGAACAGAAGGAGCTTAATAAATACTGAGTTTCTTCCACAACCCAAGTTCTTGCAGCCACAAAAGAGGCAGCATACTGAACCCTGTTTCCGAATCCTATCGCACATCCTTTGTTAACTGGGGcaagtttcttcctctgtctgagcctcagtcttccgcaaaatgggaataatacaaGGCTTTCGCAAGATTAGATGAGCTAGAAGAAAGtaaagagcccgacacagggtctGGAAGTGGATGGGGCAATGATGCTTTCTTACAGACTGGGAAACGGGCTCAGAGAGCTCGTGGCTTTCTTAAACTCGGCCCCCGCGTGGCAGGCTCCTTGCCTCCCCGCCCGCAAAGTCTCCCCCGGCTGCGTTCTGGGTCTGTCCTgggcctctctcctcccccgcacTCCCCCAAGCAGAGATTTTCCTTCTGCTCCCGCCTAAAGCGCCGCGGTGACGCCCCGCGGGGCAGGTCCGGGCGGCGCGCCGGCCGCTTTCAAGTCCCCGGTCCCGGGCTTGCAAGTGCGGGCCTGCGCCCTGCGCGGCGGCGGGAGCGGGAGCTTCTGCCCTCGTGTGCCGACTCGCCGCGCCCAGAGCGGGGTTGGGGCGGTCCCCGCCCCGCGGGCTCCCGGGCCCGCCTTAGGTACTGAGGCCCTTGCGCCCGGTCGTCCAGTTCCAGGATCTGCCTCCCCGCAACCAGTTCCCCAGCTGTTTCCTGGACCCGGCCCCAAAGGCGAAGGTACCTCCCACGAGGCCTCTCTATCTTGGTCCCTCTCCACCCACACGACCCGGAGCCCCGGCAAGAAGAATCTTGTTCACTCATTGTTTTCACTGCCTCATTCCGAGTTCAGGGATCCTCTGGGTGCCTCACTGGAGAGAGGGgacccgcgccccccccccccccacacacacacacccaatgtCCAACTCTCCCATCCTCCACATCCCATCTGGTGCCTCCCAactcaccctctcctctccaccaTCTTGGACCCTTTCTACCTCCAAAACCACCTCCTCCAGCAGGACCCGAGAATGCTTCACCTCTAACTTGCATCCTCAAAGGTGCAGGCAGGAGAGCACCTGGAATGAGAATGATATGAGAACATGCAGGTGAAACTATCTGCCAAAACAGACGATAAAGGTGACCCTTCctccactcaacaaatattcagtgAGGAACACACCCAGAGCACCAACCAGACAAGCTGGTCCTAGAAATAATGTGAATTTCAGAGAGCAAGAAGTAGTACAGAGACAAGAAAATGATGTTGATGGAGAATGGTCTGtggactgtttgttttttgtttttttttttaattttttttttcaacgtttatttatttttgggacagagagagacagagcatgaacgggggaggggcagagagagagggagacacagaatcggaaacaggctccaggctctgagccatcagcccagagcccgacgcggggctcgaactcacggaccgcgagatcgtgacctggctgaagtcggacgcttaaccgactgcgccacccaggcgcccctgtggactGTTTTAAATCGAGTGAGGGGAAATATTTTGGCAAAGCAGAACACAGTTTATGAGGTTCTTTGGAATCTCCCCCTGGTTTCTGAGGAAATAGGAAGGAGCAGACAAGAGGTTCAAAATAAGGTTAATGTGGCCAAGTCTGGGGATTTATGCCTCATGATAGTAGCTTCAGCCTGTCCTGCCATGCTGCAGGAAAGCTCCCCAGGCTGAGTGGGTACCAGCCTTGGGTACAACCAGAATGAGCTATGTAATTTGCAGGGCCCcgtgagaaatgaaaatgaggggCTCCTTGTTCAAAatgattaagaatttcaagatggctacagcagagcattaaatcaAGTGTGGGGCCCATCTAAGGTTGGGGACACTGTGTCCCTACCCAGGTTGCACACCCATGAGGCTGGCTTGTACAACAGAACTCAAAAATAGTGGgccggcccctgcccccactggctGCTATGAGAAACATCCCTGTAGCcttccccaggcctccctcccctcttttgtAGCTTAAAGCTCAGCACAGGTGATGGAAACAGTGCACAGAGGCTAAAAATATAGCCTACTGGGTCTAGGTCAGGGCAATTAACAGCTCAAGGTCTTTTGCTCAGTTACGTGGTCCTGGACCCTGGCAAGAAGCAGCCTGAGATATGCATTTCAATGCTCCACATGCCTCAGTCACTTAGCGGATTTATTTCATGGAAAGAGTGAGGACATTGACTGTAGCCCCTGGGCCTCCAGGAAAATGTTGCTGTCTGTCTGTttgcctgcttgtgctctgcagTCAAGCCCTTCAATTCCTCTGAGGGCAACAGGATTTGCCAAGAAGCTGGGAGGGCTCAGCTGGTGGCGTTTAGGTGATCCTGGTATCTTTGAAACTCTAGTTGGGATGATTCCTGCTCAAAAGACATCATGTTGTGGAGAGAGCACTGGGTAAGGAGCCTGATACtaataacaacaatagcaaaCTTTTACTGAGCACTTTGCTAAACTCTAGGCAAGGTACAGTGCTTGCTGTTACAATTCACAGAATGCCCCCAGTAGCCCTGAGAGAGGCACCCTTACCAACCTCCTCAGAGAGGTTGAATGTCTTGTCCAAAGGTCACATAGTAGTGGAGCTGGGCTTTGAACCCAGACAGTAAGACACCAGGACTACATTCCTAATCACCTTGGTGAATTGCCTACTTGTCCTTATGGGGTTCTGGCAACAAATACTGAATGGTCCAGGGTCAGAATTACGGTGAGGCAAGTCAGGTGTTCACCTCAGGCACAAAATCTTGAGGGAGGCCAAGAAactcagtaatcaagataaataaatatttaataaattataaaatatattaaaaaaacatttcataaacattatttcaatgcaatatctttaaaaatatgattgccCCAAAAgtcatgatgaacaaaatatcaaaattctattttattttattttatcttattttattttattttattttaaattttatttatttattttaagagagagagaacaggggaggggcagagacagagggagagaaagaatctgaagccggctctgtgctgtcagtgcagagctcaatgcagggctcgaacccccagaaccatgagatcatgacctgagccaaaatcgagagtcagatgctcaaccaactgaaccacccagatgcccccaaatgtcaaacttttaaacaaaaacaggatCTTTAGTCTCCGGCTCGGCTCAGCACCATACTGTTACTGATCCTGTCTCAGGTTTCTGTGTTGGAAACCTAGCGATGGGAAATTCTAGAGAAGTCGTGGTTTTACTTGCTCTGATGGggctagagaaatgaaaaaatttggttttgaaaatagtGAATTAGAGGTGTCAGTGTGGCATCCAGGTGGCCACATCTGAGAACTGAGTCCGGTGGGAAGGGGTGGCAGGGTGGGCAGGGCACCCTTATTTCACACATACTTGGCCCATGATAGGTGCACATTCAGCACATGTGGTTTAAATCACTGTTCCTCAGGGTTTGCATCATGGTTCAGGAATCTCTTCAAATTCTCTCATCCaaagtttttctcttctttcctaaaCCTTCTACATCACGAACCTCCGATATGTTCCCATATGGGTGTGGAAGTTTACTGCTTgggtgttaaaagaaaaacatcttctgaggaaatgaaaaacaacGAAATTCCACTAGAATTTGGGGATGGGGGATGAAGGGGGAAGGCGACAGTAATTATGAATTGGCTCAATCTCCTCTTTATTAACTGGCCCTCCAGAAGGAGAATAGGAACgaagagaaatcaaagagaagaaaggtagtagtcaaggaaaaaagaaagaaaaaagattacaGGAGCTAAAAATACAGTGAAGAGAGCTTGGCCAAGCATCAAAGAAGGGCAGATGTGTTTCCAAATAGGGGTGGTGGTTTTAGATATGTCAGAAAGTACAGTTCCAAATGATCGGTGGAAAATAAAGGCTATTTAGACTGGGCTCAGCAGAATAAAAGGGTTCACCGGAGAATCAAACTGAGGAACAGGACTTTCAGCAACATGGAAGCCCTACTGCCTCAACTCCAGGTTTTCTGGACCAAGTGTTGGCACCAACGATGGAAACTCTTGCCGTAGTTTCAGGACCCTGGACCAAATAGAGTctttccattttgactttataatTCTGAACACAGCCTTCAGTGGAACAATCTCGGTGAAAGACTTGTCACTTTCCTTAGTTTATCCTCAGGTAACCACTTTCCTTGCCATCTAACGAAGCATGAGATATTCTGGACGACTCCCACAACCAGAGGGAAATGTGGCTCCTGTAACAACACCACTCCTGTGAGGCTGAGGAATCtgaccaaaaaaatttttttaatgtttatttatttattttgagagagagagagagagagagagagaacgtgagcggggaggggcagagagagaaggggagagaaaatcccaggcaggctccaccctgtcagtggcAGATCCAGCCACGAGActcaagcccacgaactgtgagatcatgacctgagctgaaatcaagagtcagacacttggggtgcctacgtggctcagtcagttgaacatccgagttgggctcaggtcatgatcttgtggttcttaggttcgagcaccacatcggCAAGCCCTGccatctgtgctggcagctggagcctgctttggattctgtctccctctctctctccccctcccctgctcgcactctgtctctctctcaaaaataaataaacattaaaaaaaaaatttaagagtaggacacttaaccgactgagccacctaggcgccccaagaatctgaCAAATGTTTAGCGAAGGTGAATCTTGGGAAAAGAAATGTCATGATGCCCAAGTCGGATCAGAATAATTCCCCACTTCTAAAGGCTCATTGCTTGGCCTCATGAAGGACCCGAGATGAAGTTCATATCAAATGTTGGGTTACGTCACTCAGACAATGAGCAACAGGGGCTCAGGAAAGGGTCAGGTGAGTGAATAATAATATTAGTGAGTGAATATTAATATGAGTGAATAATATTAATGAGTGAATATTAATGAgtgaataataatattaatgagaACATTATTTAATGAGTGCTTCCTATGTGCAAGGAGCCATACCAAGTGCTTCACACACTTTGTCCCATTTCATGCTCACAGTGATCCTGGGGTAGGCactattactatccccatttcacagatggggaaggtAAGGCTCAGAGATGTGAATTCACTTGCCCATTGAGAGATGGATCTGGGATGTCAACTTGGGCAGACCAACTCCTGAGGCCAGAGAAGGTCTCATGTCACAGGTAGGACTTGAACTGGGCCCAGGGGTAGTATGTGGATGGGCTGACCTGATGAGAGGCAGAGCATCACAGTGATAGCTATGAGTGGTTAAGAGCAAGGATGGTGTAGACCTTGGTTGAGTCCGGCCTTTATTGGTTACTAGCATTGGGATCTGGGGCATGGATCTTGAGCAgctcgtgcctcagtttcttcatctgtaaagtagggatgGCCACAGTGCCCAAACTCATAAGATTGTTGGTAGCATTTCGTGAGATCATGCTTGtgaagtgcctagaacagtgcccgaCCTATggcaagcattcaataaatacaaagCTTACTGAGATAGGAGAAATAGCACAGGCCGCATCACCCTCAGTTAGTTCTAAGGAGCCTGGAGGTTACCTACTGGGGAAGAGCCAACGGAAGTGAGTTCCGCTGAAGGCAGAGGAGGCAGAATTTGATGGGAGTTGGAGTGTGTATCAGCTGCTGTCCATGTGAACAGCTCTATGCCAGCAGAAGGAGATTCAGCACGCTCCTCAGAGTCAGAGCACTGTCACTTGGCCATTGAGCAAAGGcctaggaaaataaatataacagatgAGTATCCGGAAAGAGGAGGTGTGGGAAGGCCAACCTCAAGATGGGGAAGAagagcagagaaacagaagagcCACTCTTAGAATTCCTTTATTGCCCAACATCTCCCTTCTGTCCCTGCCATGCAGAGCAACGGCAGATAGTAGCCCAAGAGCCGGGATTCACCGGCTTTGAAAGGATGCTTGCCTGCCCAGTCTCCAGCCATTCACAAACGCTTCCCAAAGACAAACCCTTGCCAACACCCTGCTCTAAAACTGACCCACCTCTCGGGAGGTGAGGCCAGGGCTCACCACTGAATGGGCCCCATTGTCCTCCCAAGCGTCTGTGGGTCCAGATGCCTTTGGCCTGGAGGTGGTTCCACCGCGGCCTGCAGTGCGGTCTGCCTGCAGACTTTGATTCACTCCAGGGACAACactcagaaaaatgaaacaggcaACACATGCGATTCCAGGAGCTCCTGCCAGACGCATACTCTGTTTTTCCAtcatttctctcctccccctcaggAGGGAGCCTCCTTTGGCATTTGGTGTATAAAAACTCAAAATCACCGGTGGGACGAGCACCTGATAAGGAGCGAGGCATTGCCCAACAGTTACCAGGAAGAGGTGTCTTTGTTCCTGTTTCAAGCCCTTGACACCGCTAACAGCTCTAATTACTGAATTTGCCATGGGatgtaaaataaaaccacattccAGAAACCGTGTAGTCTCCCGGGGAGAGAAATGTAGGGAGAGGTGCCCAGGGTTGCAGGAACgtgttctttcatttctggtCCCTAACCTTGGCAGCTCTTTGGAGAATGTAACAGTACCTTCTTTATGTGCATGGAGAAGGCCACTTTTGCACATGTAAGGATCTATCTCCCTACCTGGATCCACAAATACGGTCTGTGTATTTGACTAAGTTGCGTGCAAAGCATGCTTCTTAAGAACGTTAGGATCTTACTAATTCACCCAAGCCCttctgggaggggcgggggatggggggaatGAGAGCTTCACAAGTTCCTGACGCTGCAAGCACAACAAAATAGAACTCCTTCCAGCCTAATTTAACTATAAAATCTGATGATGTAACACCCACCCAGATCCACATCACAAACCAAAGTGACATCACAAATACTAGGGACAATGGTTCAAAACTGCCTGCGTGTGAGCCAAAATCCAAACAAACTGCAAATTGCTCATATAtgactgaggcagagaaaggtgactagaaatattaaaacaaaacaaagcaaaacaacaaccaaaaaaagcaaaagagaaaaagggaaaaggaaatacatatttcttcCCCCTACTAagctagataaaataaaatttaaggcaACCGAAACAATGgtaaggtgattttattttttttaccgaCGACGTTTCTTAGAAGGCCAGGTCTCTTTAGATGTGTGCTTCTAATCTATCCAAATTGTTCTCTTGTTCTTGGCTGGTCCCAGGAAATGGAGGTCAGCATCATTTACCTTGTGCTTTTGCCTTTATGGAACCCAGTATTTTTTGAGCAGCCTTTCTTGGCCCATGGCGGTCCGGTTAAGAATTATATTTAGGGTTTGGCAGAACTTTACCTGCTGTTCTTTCTGTGTTGCGGCATGGTGGAGGGGTGACTGCAGTTCCTAGAGGAGTGTTGAGTGATCtcatttccattcctttcctgcCACGGTTCCCTAAGCTTTCCAGTAGACAGGAATTGTCTCTGATTCCTTGTAAGTGCTTCCCAAACCTccacttccagcttccagaacaaGCATTGCTATGTTCTCTGAGAGCCTGAATATCATCGTGACCTTGTTTCTGTACTTGGTACAAAAAGCTTTGGTGAGCAGGAGACCAGACGGATAGAAAGATTTCTAAGAGCTGTGTAGAAGGAATGATGTGTAAAAAGATGTTCATACTTTGCCAAAGTGGACCTTCTAGTCTCTGCCTGGGAACTGgtcttttttaaattcctttttctccctttgtaaTTCTAGCATCCAATCTACGTGAGACGAGACTCCAGCATCCCCACCTATGGGCTCCGTCAGTCCATCCTACTGAACACCAGGCTTCAGGACTGCTATGTGGACTCACCGGCTCTCACCAACATCTGGACGGCCAGAATGTGTGCAAAGCAGAACATCAGGACCCCAGCACCAGGTAGCACCTCTTCTTGGGAAGTTGTAAAGAATCCGTTAATTGCCAGTTCTTTCTCCCTGATTAAGCTGGTGCTCAGGCGACAACTTAAGAATAAGTGTTGCCCAGGACCACGCAAGTTTGAAGAAAAGCCCTCGAAGGGATTAAAACCCAAGGACAATTCAGCAACAAAAGCCATGCATCGGTGCAGGATAAGAAACTCCATCAGTTCCAAGGGCAAACGGCCAGTGGGGCAGCACTCAGGCTCACCGAGGCTCAGGAGGTCTGCTGGAGGCGTCAACAAGGTACATGGTGGCTGTGGTGGAGGAAATGGGACGGAGTGGGGACAGGGAAATGTAAGCTAGGGAACATTTAATGCTTAAGTGATTTATACAGAGTGAAGGAAAATCCTAAAGTTAAAGACAGGGCTGTGGGGGGcggtggtggagggtggggatgTGGGCAGCAGCATGCTATAGTGGAGAGAGTACCAGATCTGGGCTCATGCTGTTTACACCCTGCCTGGTTCTATGGGAGGATGAAGTGGCTTTCATAAGCACGGGCAGAAGGATCTTGATGCAAAGGGAAAACAAGGGTGGGAAAAGTCCGGATACGGGTAGCGCCCTTACGCACACACACCGAACACCAAGAGGTGAGCTGCAGATCTTGCTGTGAACTTCCACCTGGAGAACCTGGCCTCCCAAGAGGTCCATCACTCCATGGGACCAGCAGAGCTCAGACTGCACCCTGTGGCTAAGCTGTCTGGCTTCAGATTCCAGCTCTAACTATAATTGAGGAGAACCGTGGGCttagcctctctctgcctctgtcttcgtcatctataaaatggggaataATGGCCCTTCCCCCATAGGGTTTCACGATTAAGCTAATAGAGTGCAAAGGGTAAATGCTTAACATCCTGCATGGCATTCAATAGATGACACGATGGTTATTAACCTTctaactgtgtggccttgggcaaaccAATTCCGATTTCCTTGCCTGTCAAACCGTCCCCTGCTGACCTTACAGGGTTATGGGGGAACGCACGCAGTGGCATACATGAAGGAATTCAGTAAACTAGAACACGCTAGACAAATGTTGGTTGTGGCTGTAACCAAGACTCTGGGACACAAATCCCAGATAATTATTCTGAGCTCCCTTCTCAAGTTTTAGCTTTgacttctctgctttcttcctggCTAGAGTAAAGAaagttcaaaggagaaaaaagtaacagTCCGCCAAGATCTTGAGAAGAGATATGCCGAACATGTGGCTGCCACCCAAGCGTTACCCCGGAA contains the following coding sequences:
- the CD3H22orf31 gene encoding uncharacterized protein C22orf31 homolog; amino-acid sequence: MHPIYVRRDSSIPTYGLRQSILLNTRLQDCYVDSPALTNIWTARMCAKQNIRTPAPGSTSSWEVVKNPLIASSFSLIKLVLRRQLKNKCCPGPRKFEEKPSKGLKPKDNSATKAMHRCRIRNSISSKGKRPVGQHSGSPRLRRSAGGVNKSKESSKEKKVTVRQDLEKRYAEHVAATQALPRNIGTAAWKGQALLPETRQRQQLSEDKLTIHGLSTEGYRALYHSVVEPMLWNPSGTPKRYSLELGKAIKQKLWEALYSQAASPGGAQDPVPGRRQLEVHEEPVPKKWPKLKREK